The Achromobacter deleyi region AAGCAGGATCTGGTCCATCTTGCGGCGCACGGCATAGGTGCCGCGCAGCAACACGTGAGGGTAGCGGGCAAGATCGCGCCAGCATGTCTGCCCGTCCGCGGCCAGCGGGTGGTTGGCCGGCACCACGGCGTACATCGGACCGCGGTATGCGACGCGGCAATCCAGCCTGGGGTCCTGGCTTTCCACCGCGACCAGGCCCAGGTCGGCCTTGCCGTGGAGCACATGTTCGATGGCCTCGTCGCCAGTGAGCTCATGCAGGTCGAAGACGATATTGGGATGGCAGGCGTGGAAACGCGTCACCACCGGCGCGATCAGCGTGTGCATCATGATGGGCGAAGCGGCGATGGAAACTTCACCGCGTTCCAGGCTCGTCAGGCTGCTCAGGCTGCGTTCGGCCGCGCGCAGCGAGCCGAAGGCTTCCTGGGCATAGGCATACAGCTCCGTCGTGCCCTCCAGCAGCTCGACGCCCCGGGCGGAGCGTTCGAACAGCGAAAGCCCGATGGCCTTCTCCAGTTCCGAGCACAGTTTGCTGACGGTGGATTGCGTCAGGTTCAGCGCCTCGGCGGCGCGGGTGAAGTTCTTCAGCTCGTAGACGGCGCAGAAAGCGCGGAGCTGGCGCAGCGTGATGCCCATGGTGCTACTCCCGCAAGAGGCGGCTATCGTACCCAAGCTGTGAGGGGTTTCGCCATTTATTCCATTCAAGACTTATTTCATGAAAATTACTCGTTTGTTGTGATCAAACCACGCCTTTAGGATCGGTGTCATAACCCTAGCTGGAGCTTCCATGACTGCGCCCATTCCCTCTTTTGCCCATGCCCACGTGACGCGCGACGAGCGCGGCGTCTACACCCTGCAGATCCACGACGCCAAGAGCCTGAACATCCTGGCTTCGGCGGTCACCCTCAG contains the following coding sequences:
- a CDS encoding LysR family transcriptional regulator, coding for MGITLRQLRAFCAVYELKNFTRAAEALNLTQSTVSKLCSELEKAIGLSLFERSARGVELLEGTTELYAYAQEAFGSLRAAERSLSSLTSLERGEVSIAASPIMMHTLIAPVVTRFHACHPNIVFDLHELTGDEAIEHVLHGKADLGLVAVESQDPRLDCRVAYRGPMYAVVPANHPLAADGQTCWRDLARYPHVLLRGTYAVRRKMDQILLDQGLAVRSVAQTGSLTTAFSMIRGGMGITVMPGYVRNVCEEMGLKALCIADRPQALHELSILRRADYRLSRAAAAFLAAFEAHLSEQGQPAPADDSSLL